The candidate division TA06 bacterium B3_TA06 genome includes a region encoding these proteins:
- a CDS encoding 4Fe-4S ferredoxin → MRSKVLFLPGEEKSELLERLPLLLGRLIDGGFSNDAFCGMKVHVGENGNTTFVPADFARVGVRFLKEAGARPFLFETNTLYYGQRGNTVDHLNLAAKHGFSLEKVGAPFLIADGMRGESSARIPVKGKHIREAQIASLVPNIPCIVGLSHFKGHMLSGFGATIKNFSMGCAARGGKLQIHSLSKPWIDVERCTRCGECQKRCPADAIETKGGDFVIVRAKCTGCAGCIGVCTARAVRIQWNEASESASQKMAEYALAALSGKEAFYVNFLVNITKECDCYGEKMKPIHEDVGILASRDPVAVDQACLDMVEEEIGSAHKEVDPEIQLAHGERIGLGKRDYELEEL, encoded by the coding sequence ATGAGATCGAAGGTCTTGTTTTTGCCGGGCGAGGAGAAGTCTGAGCTTCTTGAGCGCCTCCCCTTGCTGCTGGGTCGCCTGATAGATGGAGGCTTCTCCAACGATGCGTTTTGTGGAATGAAGGTTCACGTTGGTGAGAATGGCAACACAACCTTCGTGCCTGCCGATTTTGCACGCGTCGGGGTGCGTTTCCTTAAGGAAGCAGGCGCGCGCCCGTTCCTCTTTGAGACCAACACCCTGTACTACGGGCAGCGGGGTAATACGGTGGATCACCTTAATCTCGCAGCAAAACACGGATTCTCCCTGGAAAAGGTTGGGGCGCCTTTTCTTATAGCAGACGGTATGCGAGGCGAGAGCTCGGCCCGCATTCCGGTAAAAGGCAAGCACATCCGCGAGGCGCAGATCGCATCACTCGTTCCCAACATACCCTGTATTGTGGGCCTCTCGCACTTCAAGGGGCACATGCTTTCAGGCTTCGGCGCCACGATCAAGAACTTCTCGATGGGCTGCGCTGCAAGGGGCGGAAAGCTCCAGATACACAGCCTTTCAAAGCCCTGGATAGATGTCGAGCGCTGCACTCGCTGCGGCGAGTGCCAGAAGCGCTGTCCCGCAGATGCTATCGAGACCAAGGGTGGGGATTTTGTGATAGTTCGTGCTAAGTGCACCGGATGCGCCGGATGCATCGGGGTGTGCACTGCCAGGGCGGTCCGCATCCAGTGGAACGAGGCGTCCGAGTCCGCATCACAGAAGATGGCCGAGTATGCCCTTGCAGCACTTTCGGGCAAAGAGGCTTTCTACGTCAACTTCCTTGTTAACATTACCAAGGAGTGCGACTGTTACGGGGAGAAGATGAAGCCTATCCATGAGGATGTAGGTATCCTTGCCTCGCGTGATCCGGTGGCAGTTGATCAGGCGTGTCTGGATATGGTGGAAGAAGAGATAGGCTCAGCCCATAAAGAGGTTGATCCAGAGATTCAACTTGCTCACGGTGAGCGGATAGGGTTGGGAAAAAGAGATTATGAACTGGAGGAGCTGTGA
- a CDS encoding ferredoxin, with protein MKVRIDEEACIGCGVCADICPQAFEQTDDKAIVIAGANCDEAGCCQEAADSCPTEAIIIEE; from the coding sequence ATGAAGGTTAGGATTGATGAGGAAGCCTGCATAGGTTGCGGCGTGTGTGCGGACATCTGTCCACAGGCCTTCGAACAGACGGACGACAAAGCGATAGTCATCGCCGGTGCGAACTGTGACGAGGCAGGATGTTGCCAGGAGGCGGCTGATTCCTGTCCTACTGAAGCGATTATCATCGAAGAGTAG
- a CDS encoding translation initiation factor IF-2 — protein MAARKLKLFEAAEKLKLSSEALGRMMKGLGFKERGYTSYITPEEFEAVKAKLREEKQRIKRSMKKSKPPRRPSSARKPRRLSEEAVQKAVKQTLARMDHKRPKKRGGKRARPARKTRRAEEQAKIFEQQPQGLPRALREATVSEYMSVSELAHAFEVPPAEIVKRCVQMGVFVTINQRLDMDTISILAEEFNVKIEVEEEPVLQETAEEESLDVKTRPPVVVVLGHVDHGKTTLLDYIRKTRVAAQEAGMITQRIGAYTAQIKDFKIVFMDTPGHEAFTAMRARGASVADIAVLVVAADDGIKPQTIEAIDHAKAADLPIIVAITKSDLKTADPDKVKSQLTEHNILAEEYGGNTIVVPVSGITGDAVDDLLDAIQVTAMELDLKAPYEGRAKGVVVEAKLNTSKGTITTLIVKRGTLHRTDLYICGEWSGRVREMTDENGKRLAEATPGTPAQVLGVGGIVEPGETFEVVASERDARELAQRRKLMRRERTLASSSKLSLEAIQQQIQEGRVKELRIVLKGDVYGSVEALTSSFEGLSIEEVKVKVIHAGVGAINVTDVNLAEASGAVIIGFHVTAHADARDQAKREGIEIRNYNVIYDAIDDIRAAMLGMLEPEEEEVSLGRAEVRQVFHVSRIGTIAGSYVTEGKVTRDAKVRVYRSNDQLTESEIASLQRFEKSVKEVEAGYECGIRISEWDDLEEGDTLEFYTIVKRERT, from the coding sequence GTGGCGGCCCGCAAGCTAAAGCTCTTTGAGGCTGCCGAGAAACTGAAACTTTCAAGCGAAGCGCTCGGTCGCATGATGAAGGGGCTTGGCTTTAAGGAACGAGGATACACATCCTACATAACGCCTGAGGAGTTCGAGGCGGTAAAGGCGAAGCTGCGTGAGGAGAAGCAGAGGATAAAGCGCTCGATGAAGAAGTCAAAACCTCCCAGACGTCCATCCTCCGCACGTAAACCAAGAAGGCTTTCGGAAGAGGCGGTCCAGAAGGCAGTCAAACAGACCCTTGCCCGGATGGACCACAAACGCCCCAAAAAAAGGGGCGGCAAGCGCGCTCGTCCGGCTCGCAAGACTCGCAGAGCAGAGGAGCAAGCCAAGATATTTGAGCAGCAGCCCCAGGGACTCCCTAGGGCTTTAAGAGAGGCAACGGTCAGTGAATATATGAGTGTTTCAGAGCTTGCCCACGCCTTTGAGGTTCCACCGGCTGAGATCGTCAAACGCTGCGTCCAGATGGGTGTGTTCGTAACCATCAATCAGCGTCTGGATATGGACACGATCTCTATCCTAGCCGAGGAGTTCAACGTTAAGATCGAGGTGGAAGAAGAACCCGTTCTGCAGGAAACAGCCGAAGAAGAATCCCTTGATGTGAAAACTCGGCCGCCCGTGGTGGTGGTTCTGGGACATGTGGATCATGGAAAGACGACCCTTTTGGACTACATCCGCAAAACACGGGTGGCGGCACAGGAGGCGGGCATGATTACCCAGCGTATAGGCGCATACACCGCGCAGATAAAGGACTTTAAGATCGTCTTCATGGACACCCCGGGTCATGAGGCGTTCACCGCCATGCGTGCACGAGGCGCCTCGGTAGCAGATATTGCGGTGTTGGTTGTGGCCGCAGACGACGGCATAAAGCCACAGACCATAGAAGCCATCGATCACGCCAAGGCCGCGGACCTGCCTATAATCGTAGCCATTACTAAATCGGATCTTAAGACAGCCGACCCTGATAAGGTCAAGAGCCAGCTCACCGAACATAACATCTTGGCTGAGGAATACGGCGGCAATACAATAGTAGTCCCTGTCTCAGGCATAACCGGCGATGCTGTGGACGACCTTCTTGATGCCATTCAGGTTACGGCCATGGAGCTTGATCTCAAGGCTCCATACGAGGGTAGGGCAAAGGGGGTGGTGGTTGAGGCGAAACTGAACACCTCCAAGGGCACGATCACTACCCTCATCGTAAAGCGGGGAACACTGCATCGAACGGATCTCTACATATGCGGGGAGTGGAGCGGCCGCGTGCGGGAGATGACCGACGAGAACGGTAAACGCCTGGCTGAGGCTACGCCTGGAACGCCGGCTCAGGTCCTGGGGGTGGGTGGAATCGTAGAACCCGGTGAGACGTTCGAGGTGGTGGCCTCGGAACGCGACGCGCGCGAGCTGGCTCAGCGACGCAAGCTCATGCGACGTGAACGCACACTCGCCTCCTCATCCAAGCTCTCACTCGAGGCTATCCAGCAGCAGATACAGGAAGGAAGAGTCAAGGAGCTTCGTATCGTTCTCAAGGGAGACGTCTACGGATCGGTCGAGGCACTCACCTCTTCCTTTGAGGGCCTTTCCATTGAGGAAGTGAAGGTGAAGGTAATCCACGCCGGGGTGGGAGCGATAAACGTAACCGACGTGAACCTGGCTGAAGCGTCCGGGGCGGTGATCATAGGCTTCCACGTAACCGCCCATGCCGATGCCCGCGACCAGGCCAAGCGCGAGGGGATCGAGATCCGCAACTACAACGTAATCTACGATGCAATAGACGACATCCGGGCCGCGATGCTCGGTATGCTTGAGCCGGAAGAAGAAGAGGTAAGCCTGGGTCGTGCTGAGGTGCGCCAGGTATTCCACGTATCCAGGATAGGCACCATAGCCGGTTCGTACGTCACCGAAGGGAAGGTTACGCGTGACGCCAAGGTGCGCGTCTATCGGAGCAACGATCAGCTTACCGAATCCGAGATCGCCTCCCTGCAGCGGTTCGAGAAATCGGTCAAGGAGGTCGAGGCCGGATACGAGTGCGGGATACGAATATCAGAGTGGGACGATCTCGAGGAGGGGGACACCCTTGAATTTTACACTATCGTGAAGCGGGAAAGAACATGA
- a CDS encoding secondary thiamine-phosphate synthase enzyme, protein MAVFSDKISLSTKGFCDVHDITPRLRGILTESGLQEGICCVILAGSTGGITTIEYEPGVLKDLCEVLEKITPSDKSYHHDAAWGDGNGFSHLRSALIGASASIPFSSGKLILGTWQQVVFLDFDNRPRERTLHVQLVGEK, encoded by the coding sequence ATGGCGGTTTTCTCAGATAAGATCTCCTTGAGCACCAAGGGGTTCTGTGACGTTCATGACATAACACCAAGGCTGCGAGGGATCCTTACCGAAAGCGGATTACAAGAGGGGATATGCTGCGTGATCCTTGCCGGTTCCACAGGCGGGATAACCACCATCGAGTACGAGCCAGGGGTGCTAAAGGATCTTTGCGAAGTGTTAGAGAAGATCACGCCCTCAGACAAATCCTACCATCACGATGCGGCGTGGGGTGACGGCAACGGCTTCTCCCACCTGCGCTCCGCACTTATCGGAGCGTCTGCCTCAATTCCCTTCAGCTCGGGCAAGCTGATACTCGGGACCTGGCAGCAGGTTGTCTTCTTAGATTTCGACAACCGCCCCCGCGAGCGCACCCTGCACGTCCAGCTGGTAGGCGAGAAGTAG
- a CDS encoding proline--tRNA ligase, whose translation MIWSRSLVPTLREDPRQAENLSHRVLLRAGFVRPVGSGLYNLLPFGLRVTQKITQIIREEMNRIGGQEMHLSALSPRSLWDKSGRWDAYGDDMFRLRDRNAQDMALCPTHEEIVALMASKELRSYKELPQIWYQFQTKFRDEPRPRGGVLRTRQFTMKDSYSFDLDYEGLDRSFKLHHEAYSRAFTRMGHRFFVVEASGGIMGAGESAEFMVEASSGEDISFVCPKCDYRANAQVAEGRPLPAPKLQAKREKVHTPGLKSVEEVAGFLGVKPSQLVKSLLYMRGGKPLLVLLRGDYELSEEKLKRTFGGDIVPATDEDAERYMGASLGFLGPQGVEIETHADKSLEDSDIYAVGANEDNYHIVGISLSQEVNIREYLDLRRVKAGDICPRCDEVLVEKRTIELGHIFKLGTKYSEVMGATVADEKGADRAIVMGSYGIGIERSMAALVDQYYADDCMAWPVTVAPYEVEVISLGEAEVSSKIYKELSEIGVQAALDDRDVTPGVKFTDADLVGIPYRITVGPRGLKQGKVDIKNVATGEIITVRKEDAATKVGELLSKEKEDVSGI comes from the coding sequence ATGATTTGGTCAAGATCGCTGGTGCCGACGCTGCGTGAAGACCCGCGTCAAGCTGAGAATCTGAGTCACCGGGTACTTCTGCGGGCAGGTTTTGTCAGACCCGTGGGGTCCGGGCTTTACAATCTCCTGCCATTCGGGTTGCGCGTGACGCAGAAGATCACCCAGATAATCCGCGAGGAGATGAACCGCATCGGCGGGCAGGAGATGCATCTTTCAGCGCTTTCACCGCGTTCTCTGTGGGATAAGTCCGGCCGATGGGATGCCTACGGCGACGATATGTTTCGATTGCGCGACCGTAATGCCCAGGACATGGCTCTCTGCCCGACCCACGAGGAGATCGTGGCGCTTATGGCATCCAAGGAGCTTCGTTCCTACAAAGAGCTTCCGCAGATCTGGTACCAGTTTCAGACCAAGTTCCGCGACGAACCTCGCCCCCGCGGAGGGGTGCTGAGAACCCGTCAGTTCACCATGAAGGACTCATACAGCTTTGATCTGGATTATGAAGGGCTGGATCGTTCCTTCAAGCTGCATCACGAGGCGTACTCGCGTGCTTTTACGCGTATGGGGCATCGCTTCTTTGTCGTGGAGGCTTCAGGTGGTATCATGGGTGCAGGGGAGTCGGCCGAGTTCATGGTAGAGGCCTCCTCAGGTGAGGATATCTCGTTTGTGTGCCCAAAATGCGACTACAGGGCAAACGCCCAGGTCGCTGAGGGAAGACCTCTTCCCGCACCCAAACTTCAAGCTAAACGCGAAAAGGTTCATACCCCTGGTCTGAAGAGCGTAGAAGAGGTAGCAGGTTTTCTCGGCGTCAAGCCCTCCCAGTTGGTCAAGAGCCTCTTGTATATGAGAGGGGGTAAACCTCTGTTGGTACTCTTGAGAGGGGACTACGAGCTGAGCGAGGAAAAGCTCAAGCGCACGTTCGGCGGCGATATCGTCCCGGCTACCGATGAGGATGCCGAACGTTACATGGGTGCCTCATTGGGGTTCCTTGGACCTCAGGGTGTTGAGATAGAGACCCACGCCGACAAGAGCCTTGAGGATTCTGATATCTATGCAGTGGGAGCCAACGAAGACAACTACCACATCGTGGGTATAAGCCTTTCACAGGAGGTGAATATCCGAGAGTATCTTGATCTGCGTAGGGTGAAAGCTGGTGATATATGTCCGAGATGCGATGAGGTGCTTGTCGAAAAACGCACTATCGAGCTGGGGCATATCTTTAAGCTCGGCACCAAGTACTCGGAGGTGATGGGTGCTACGGTAGCCGACGAGAAGGGTGCCGATCGCGCCATCGTGATGGGCTCCTACGGGATAGGTATCGAGCGCTCAATGGCCGCCCTTGTGGATCAGTATTACGCCGATGATTGCATGGCCTGGCCTGTGACCGTGGCTCCCTATGAGGTCGAGGTTATATCCCTGGGAGAAGCGGAGGTCTCATCAAAGATATACAAAGAATTGAGCGAGATAGGCGTACAGGCGGCTCTTGACGATCGTGATGTAACACCGGGCGTCAAGTTCACGGACGCGGACCTGGTGGGCATCCCCTACAGGATCACAGTGGGACCGCGTGGATTGAAGCAAGGAAAGGTTGATATAAAGAATGTGGCAACGGGCGAGATCATCACGGTTCGCAAGGAAGATGCGGCAACCAAGGTAGGAGAACTCCTCAGCAAGGAGAAGGAAGATGTCAGCGGTATCTGA
- the rbfA gene encoding ribosome-binding factor A: protein MSVERARRVASLVKQNVASILLEDSTRPEMRWITITDCVVTRDLKRADLYFTTIEQNLPLEKARQALEEEKGTIKRQLASRIVIKYMPDLRFIWDETVMIEKKIREIQDERSRSTERDT, encoded by the coding sequence ATGTCTGTGGAACGAGCACGTCGGGTAGCATCATTAGTTAAGCAGAACGTGGCATCCATTCTCCTTGAGGATTCCACTCGCCCTGAGATGCGGTGGATAACCATTACCGACTGCGTCGTGACGAGGGACCTCAAACGGGCAGATCTATACTTCACAACCATCGAACAGAACCTGCCGCTCGAGAAGGCACGGCAAGCACTCGAGGAGGAAAAGGGAACCATCAAACGTCAACTGGCCTCAAGGATCGTCATCAAGTACATGCCCGATCTGCGGTTCATCTGGGATGAAACCGTAATGATAGAGAAAAAAATCAGAGAGATTCAAGATGAACGCTCGAGAAGTACTGAAAGAGATACGTAA